The Pseudomonas sp. TH06 genome has a window encoding:
- the kdsB gene encoding 3-deoxy-manno-octulosonate cytidylyltransferase, which translates to MTTAFTVVIPSRYASTRLPGKPLLLIAGKPMIQHVWEQASKSSAARVVVATDDVRIVEACKGFGAEVVLTREDHNSGTDRLAEVAAKLGLEPDAIVVNVQGDEPLIPPSVIDQVAANLAAHTEARMATLAEPIEDVETLFNPNVVKVVSDLNGLALTFSRATLPWARDAFAKNREQLPEGVPYRRHIGIYAYRAGFLQDFVSWGPCWLENTESLEQLRALWHGVRIHVADALIAPPTGVDTVEDLERVRRLLEA; encoded by the coding sequence ATGACCACTGCCTTCACCGTTGTCATCCCGTCGCGTTACGCCTCGACCCGCCTGCCGGGCAAACCGCTGCTGTTGATCGCCGGCAAGCCGATGATCCAGCACGTCTGGGAACAGGCGAGCAAAAGCAGCGCCGCCCGCGTGGTGGTTGCGACTGACGATGTGCGCATCGTCGAGGCTTGCAAGGGTTTTGGCGCCGAAGTGGTGCTGACCCGTGAAGATCACAACTCCGGCACCGATCGTCTGGCCGAAGTCGCGGCGAAACTGGGCCTTGAGCCCGACGCGATCGTGGTCAACGTGCAGGGCGACGAGCCGCTGATCCCGCCAAGCGTGATCGATCAGGTCGCCGCAAACCTGGCCGCCCACACCGAAGCGCGCATGGCTACCCTGGCCGAGCCGATCGAGGATGTCGAAACCCTGTTCAACCCGAACGTGGTCAAGGTCGTCAGCGATCTCAATGGTCTGGCGCTGACTTTTAGCCGTGCGACCTTGCCGTGGGCCCGCGATGCGTTCGCCAAGAACCGCGAGCAATTGCCCGAAGGCGTGCCGTACCGTCGTCACATCGGCATTTATGCCTACCGCGCCGGCTTCCTTCAGGACTTTGTGAGCTGGGGACCGTGCTGGCTGGAAAACACCGAATCGCTCGAGCAACTGCGTGCCCTGTGGCACGGCGTGCGGATTCATGTGGCTGATGCATTGATCGCACCGCCAACCGGCGTCGACACCGTCGAAGACCTTGAGCGCGTTCGACGCCTGCTGGAGGCCTGA